Within the Vigna angularis cultivar LongXiaoDou No.4 chromosome 10, ASM1680809v1, whole genome shotgun sequence genome, the region GAAgctataaaaatttaaattattcctttaatttcaaaatttgtccTTTTCTCTGACAAGATTTTTGGTGGCAACGTCCATTTGATCACCAAATAAAGTATGAAGTTTTTAGTACTAATGTTGCAATTTTAATAGTATGTTGGTAATTAATAATTCATCCTCAATGTTATGAAatccaataattaaaaatagcgAAATTAGAAAATCGCACTAAAAAAATGAACAAGgatttgaatataataaagGAAAAATGTAGGACTTGGAGAATTAAAAATGAGGTAAAAACGTTATTGgttcttgaaaaaatattagaatacCCATCGTCATTGTATCACACCACCGCTGTCACCACTTCAATCATTCGGTGctgaagagaaagaagaaaacaggaagaagaaagggaacGAGAAAAAAAGCTCGTTCTAGAAATTCTGGAATGCATTTCATACGCGAGGATGTTCTGAAAAAACTCATTCGGaagttattttagaaaattttatttcaaattttgttgtATTTCGAAAATTTTGTAccaaaaatctttttctaaaaatcttattttagaaattttgaaaagcttattccattttttttttgaaatgtgtAATACAAAACTCACTTTAGATTGATCATTTCGAAATTTGACTACACGAAGAAATTGTGGGGTGCAGTAAAACCCAAAACCTAAAAATCATATGCTAATCATAACGTAAAAGTAGACGATACAAAAATGACAGTTCCTTCTTGTACATCCATAAATTGTCCCCTGTACTCCTATACGAAGAAAATCTTGATTCTTTCACAGTAGAAGTCatttttgaaagtaaaaaaattaacctttaaattatgcaatttaaaataaaaataaattttagatcatataatttagaagtaaaaaatattctaaagtATGTAGTCcggaaataaaaataacttttacattatgtaacttaaattttgtttttctcgtAATCATCTCAACTTTTAGAAATACTTTTAActttcaaattatacaatttaaaaaaatcagaaagGACAAAAGTGGAAATTTTCAATATAAGGGTACGGGGGAATTCATGAAGGTTCCTACAAAAATGGTAGTGCGAATGGTTACAACTCAACAGTATTTGGATTTTATGAAGAGACAAAATAGATTGATGCTAACCTAATTATTCCGAATCATGTTGGTGTAAGCATTTATCATtgatcttttaaaatatcttttccAATTGATCTCCATTCTTCAATCtctcaatttcaattttgaaaattaacatagaaatatttattatcaagagaatgaccttctctacaatatttaatatttgaagttacaatatagatatttttagtacagtttcttttaattttttttatctattatgtattcaaaaaaattatatttttcaattgaacgactataatttaatttttatgtcaATTGAACAATATGACtgttattttatcttttcatcttattttttatataaaaaatgagattttaaattattctaaaataatattatgattaatttaaaatgatttaagtagcttttattattttaatattatttatatcaattttaaaattttacattcttCTATCACCAGGAAAAAAATAACTAGATAAAATAACAGTGACGTCACtcattaataaaagaaattaaagtaaaaatccaattaaaaatataaaaatcttgaCAAAAAGgatattatttcttttcatttaaacTTAAGGATGGTTAACAATTTTGAAGATTAAGACCGTTTTAGGCAATGAGCTTAggattaaaagtttaataaacttctcctcttccaaaaatattttcttacaaaacaaaaacaaggtaGAATTGCTTCCAACATAAATATTCCAAGAAATGGTGCTTAGGTTCTTACTATTGTGTAGTAAAAGGTATGCATGGTATGGCATTTCAAGCAATGTCCTGCAAAACGCAGCTGGAACATAATATGGATGGAGCTGTCCACAATTTCAGCCGATTACTGCAAGCAAACTTTGTCTGAATGCAGGAATTGAGCAAAGTATAGATCCAAATATCCCATTCAGAGCATAAGCAATGGCACAAAATGGAAGAGCCTCAGGTTCCTTAGCAGATAAAGCTGCTGTTCCAAGCCCATGACAACTGTATATATTGATCCAAGACCAAgaaatataagtatatatatgcTTCAAGAAGAAATCACATTTTTTCTAATGGCTTTTTTCTAAAGtgatcatattttttaatgtcCAAACTACTATTCAGAAGCACTGTCTGTGACTATTGCATATGATTGGTCTGCACTCTGCAGAAATTATGGTTTCTTAGTCAAATCTAGGAATTGCAAAATATACCTTGAAGCGGTTGCTATGCCACGAGCAATTGGGTCACGAAGACGGAGTTTATCAAGTGTTGATTGCACAAAATTTGCACCAACTAAACCAGTCACTACAACTGCAGCTGCTGTGACTGATGCATTGGCACCTGCAGACAAATTTTGAAGATTAATGGTAGGACTTGAACTAAGTAACCTTTACATTTATTGCATTAGCTCCAATATAGATTCACTGTGACGATTGACCATGCAAAACATGATGTTTACCTTCAAAAAATGACACAATGCTGACGGCCAACGCCACTGTTATACATCTGGGTAGAATGGATACGGTTAATGATTGTTCTAGAGAAAGTAGACGTCCAACAATAGCAGTTGAGTACAATGAGAATATGGTAGAGATTATGACAGAGGTGAAAATCTCTGCTGCATGCCTCTTTACAAGCTGAACAAAGTAGATAAGTTACAACGCATGTTTTGTGCTCAAATACTTTGGCTACATGAGCTTATGAATACATATTTGTTCAAGTAAGATCAAACTCTATAAAGTCATTTGCAACTAACTTTCCTATTATTCTTATAAAGGTCTTTTCTAATTTGGCAAGAACGAACtggtaaagaaaaagaaggaaaaaacagAAAGTAAAGGTGGGCGAAGATgcaacataattgattatcctgTAAGCATAATTCACTGTTTTGATGAAATAATAGGTGCTCTGAAGTGTATTTTGTGTACATAATCAAATATGGAAGAAATGGGTCACCATAATAGattatagttttttcttttgttacttgtttgtttcttctatgattataataataaataattaaaaattacaataacaatgataaataaaattattaacaacAAATAAAGTTATCTTATTTTCTGCTATCTTTCAATTCATTCAAACAACCTCACTCACTCTCCACTCTAATTCTCTTCCTTTCTAGCATTTTCCACTCCTTCACTTTCTTTCACACCATCCAAACACTAGTGGTCATTAGAAATGGAGATGGTTATTACCTTTTTTTGTTTGAACATAGCGAAGGCAAATGAGAGAATAACAGATCCCAAAAATCCCATTAGAATGTCACCGGCACCCGGATTAGATGATGAGTTTGTAAAATAATATCCTGGGAATGTCAAAAGAAGAATCAGTAAAATTATGTCAAAGCTAAATCGTAGAATATTAACTTCAACTATAATTTACACCTAAAACAGCATCAAGCCCTGACTTAGAAAGAAACCCCAAAGCAATTGCTGCTAGCTCTGCAGATGCTGCACAAAAAATTATTGGGTGGAAGACCTTCTTCAAGCTTGATGGCAATCTGAAAACAAAGGGAGGGGATAAGAAAAGGCATAATTATAGTTAGTTCTAATAAAATGCAAATACAATGTTGCATGACAATATCACATTTTTGCTCCATCTAAATcataaacaaagaaagaaaaagtaactCTCCCCAGAACCAGCCGTGTAAAGAGTTCAATGTATATGCAGTGATGAAAAGGAACCTTTACCCTGAACCAATCATGTAGCCTAAAACTGTTGACGCAAGCAAGAATGGAAGATATGTTCTGGCTCTTGTCCCCAATGCTATTGGAAAAACCAATGAAGCAGCAAAGGATATAAGAAGAACCCCAGTCCATGCACACACTTCAATCGAAGAAAATGGAGATGGCTTCTCCATAGGCTCAGCATCTAACAATTCTGTCTTCACAGCTTTCCTCACACCTATAGCTGTCAAACCAGTTACACAAAGTGTAGCTAGCCATCCTCCAACTGCACAAGTTCAACAAGTCTCAACTCTCATCATCAAATCGTAACATTTAGACTCTATTTACATAAACTTCTCTATGAACACTTACAGGTGAAACCATTAAGAAGACAatgaattgtttttaaaatcaaCTTCTGcaattaacttattttctaTCTATCCTTAGTACTCGTGAGAAAATTTTCCAAATAAGATATTAATTACACATACACAGACCGTCATCGTTGTAAGGATGATTGAAACAATCATCATCACTAATCAGCATCACGATCATAAGAATAAGAGCTTGTCCAGTAATCAATACCTACAATAAGGCAGATTTTGATTGCAGAAGAAGCGGGAATCTCTTTAAGAGAAAGGGGAAGCACAACCAAATAGGGAACATAGAACAAAGGGAGCCATCTCTGGATGAAAACAATTCCCGGTTCGAAGAACTTCTCGAAGGCCACAGCAGCAGAGGGCACAGCATAATCAAGAATAATCAGAACAGAGAAAATACAGAACATCCCAAACAAGGCACTTGGGAACTCAATTGAAGCTGCTGCAAAGGCTTTTTTCAAGAGAAAGTCAGTGGCCAGAATGAGGCCAAGGGAAACAACCCAATGCAGCACCCCAAACACTCGAAGACGCAAAGTTTGGGTGACAGACTCAGTGGAAATGGAAGTGACCCCAGTTTGGGATTGGAGTAGCTCTGTGCAAAGTTCTTCACTTTTGCAACTTTCTGGGGTACCCATTATTAGCTAACAACCATTAAGTGAACCAAATACCTGGGATTGAATGACCAAACTGCAAAGTAATCGTTACCTTACTATGTTTCGGAGGGCAATAAATGGAGACCGATCAcagaaaaaagacaaaatacAGATGTACAAATTCCATACGTGTTTGTATGTCACTTTATCTAACATGCTGTACTGGCATGGGTATCATtctactttaaaatataaaccatAAGGCTTCctttagttttatatattttaattgcaTACGATGCTAAATCAATATTCTTAGTCTTAACACAATAAATTACTCAGATTAATTTCCAAAGCATGCAAAATATTCGTGATCAACGGTGCGAGATATTTTCCTTTCGTTACAGAAGACCGAGTTAATAACATCCTATCTCCTATGTCACGTGATGTTAGGTCCCTCTATTTTTGTCAAAAGCAATGTAATCATTCGATTCTTCTTGAATCAATGTGACTATTGATTGAAAATAGAATACAACGATCACTAGTAAGACCAAAAAAATTCAGTAAGCAAGTATCATTTTACTAAAAGATATGCATGGTAGAATTTTTTGGTGATGTGATATTACGACATAATGTTCTTCAATACTTTACTAGCCCTCATGAAtggttatattttattacattcaCTTTTTTCTATGTTAAGATGATCCACTTTCCGAAATTTTCCTCGGTAATTTTTCAATGTAACACTTGATGCGAGTCTTGAGAAAATGCATTATCATAGTTTAGAAGT harbors:
- the LOC108335990 gene encoding plastidal glycolate/glycerate translocator 1, chloroplastic, which gives rise to MGTPESCKSEELCTELLQSQTGVTSISTESVTQTLRLRVFGVLHWVVSLGLILATDFLLKKAFAAASIEFPSALFGMFCIFSVLIILDYAVPSAAVAFEKFFEPGIVFIQRWLPLFYVPYLVVLPLSLKEIPASSAIKICLIVVGGWLATLCVTGLTAIGVRKAVKTELLDAEPMEKPSPFSSIEVCAWTGVLLISFAASLVFPIALGTRARTYLPFLLASTVLGYMIGSGLPSSLKKVFHPIIFCAASAELAAIALGFLSKSGLDAVLGYYFTNSSSNPGAGDILMGFLGSVILSFAFAMFKQKKLVKRHAAEIFTSVIISTIFSLYSTAIVGRLLSLEQSLTVSILPRCITVALAVSIVSFFEGANASVTAAAVVVTGLVGANFVQSTLDKLRLRDPIARGIATASSCHGLGTAALSAKEPEALPFCAIAYALNGIFGSILCSIPAFRQSLLAVIG